A single genomic interval of Flammeovirga agarivorans harbors:
- a CDS encoding hybrid sensor histidine kinase/response regulator transcription factor codes for MRKFYYLLSFIVLIFFFVDVTAQPKNISNEGLTNYGINDGVSHYGVTALIEDHKGLIWLGTYNGLDRYNGYDFKNFRNSDYEKILSDNKIRSLYQDEKNNIWVGTENGLNVFIYDEQKIQIIPTANIVSKSDQPCIIAKIIPFKNHIVCVTEYEGLLFYNKDTYQLERVHSIEIKDKVFQYVYDALPMGDNTILISTAKGLIAYNSESDHHEYILEENISSCKGIAKDASNNIYVAEYNGISFIKAKQHNGSYQFHYVKKFFPNARFRALAIDDKDQLWAGMLSKGIALFKNPNSFTEKEKYRRNKCDRYLEIGRVSDIISEKENNEIWIASLSDGLFTFDKNASPFKYADLNTVELRGRHFNNKILEGCVWDDEHILLSSYLRGLVYYNTKTEKLAPLPEEFKNSPLPVKWTSIIKDNKGGKWMRFTRERGQWYYQKPNDKKNWIAVKSNEISEMTYSKFYQIEVDKFGYYWVATNNGLFRLKLDEKGNITTGEKLSENPNTQIANASQFRTIMIDSLNNSVWVGTTLSGLLKFHNADGVCINDMQVDQYKNENNKSSSLPSNHVSNIVLLPNGSVCVGLEGKGLCIIEDDSKDKLKYSCYSEKDGLDNNIVKKIVYDEKNKLWITTDKGLNLFDLETKTFKQFTVEDGIHAYAFENVGFKQNDHKIVFAAGNGICFFDPAKTDIEKPLPPFSFGDLVLLNTTINVNDTINNRVILDKPLDQKKKITLRYDENIFSIELLLLHYSNYPSSYKIKYRLLPQDDEWIETTSEFKNISFNGIAPGKYTLEAKASNSKNNWTAPISLNIVVRPPFWKTPFAYFLYFVLLCAIVFIVIRFMLNHTHLKHELELEHVERMRVDELNKTKERIFMNISHEFRTPITLITGPIQMLLNMFSSNKDAFVHLDLIHRQSNKMLQLVNQVQDFHKAEQSILKLKSENFDFTGLVMDMKKDFDSLAQKQEKHLEIEGDANQLFITADRYKIEIVLNNLLNNAFKFTKKGDTVKIQYGYDEQSLFFKVIDTGIGIEKENLPYVFDRFYQSENSNTYSIGSGIGLAFSKRLVEMHFGKISIESEVGEGTTFSVTLPVKVNAKEILNENRMQDILSNETDDEKQKILPTTLELPSYLMDESLKELNVFYVEDNEELRTFVSDVLSEYFNVTCFENGKECLNTLENEWPDLIISDILMPEVNGLELCQKLKTDIRTSHIPIILLTSRSSIDDQVKGLEVGADFYISKPFDMKHLVASSQMLLKNRKQLRERFQIDFPVEVEKKNTNKDDAIFIEKFYELIEENLENEDIDMNVFAKGLYLNRTTFFQKVKAITNYTPYELLKVYRLKKAAEFLVQENLPVAEVCVRTGFKNRTHFSRMFKEYYGVSPSKYSKSLEEKA; via the coding sequence ATGAGAAAATTTTACTATTTACTGTCCTTTATTGTTCTAATATTTTTCTTTGTTGATGTAACTGCACAACCAAAAAATATTTCTAACGAAGGCCTAACAAATTATGGTATCAATGATGGAGTTTCACATTATGGTGTTACTGCTTTAATTGAAGATCACAAAGGTTTGATTTGGCTTGGAACATACAATGGTCTCGATCGCTATAATGGTTACGATTTTAAGAATTTTAGAAATAGTGACTACGAAAAAATATTAAGTGACAATAAAATCAGGTCTTTATACCAAGATGAGAAAAACAATATCTGGGTGGGTACTGAAAATGGATTGAATGTTTTTATCTATGATGAACAGAAAATTCAGATTATTCCTACAGCAAATATTGTAAGCAAATCCGATCAGCCTTGTATCATTGCTAAGATTATCCCATTTAAGAATCATATTGTTTGCGTTACCGAATATGAAGGTTTACTTTTTTATAATAAGGATACTTATCAATTGGAAAGAGTACACAGTATTGAGATTAAGGATAAAGTGTTTCAATATGTTTATGATGCCCTTCCGATGGGTGATAATACTATCCTAATTTCCACTGCGAAGGGTCTTATTGCCTACAATAGTGAAAGTGATCATCATGAATATATTCTAGAAGAAAACATTTCTTCTTGTAAAGGTATTGCGAAAGATGCTTCCAATAATATTTATGTAGCAGAGTATAATGGCATAAGCTTTATCAAAGCAAAACAGCATAACGGCTCCTATCAATTCCACTATGTGAAAAAGTTCTTCCCTAATGCTCGTTTTAGAGCATTGGCAATTGATGATAAAGACCAACTTTGGGCCGGAATGCTTTCTAAAGGCATCGCTTTATTCAAAAACCCAAATAGTTTCACTGAAAAAGAAAAATATAGAAGAAACAAATGTGACCGTTACCTAGAAATAGGTAGGGTCAGTGATATTATTTCTGAAAAAGAAAATAATGAAATTTGGATTGCCTCTCTAAGTGATGGCCTTTTCACTTTTGATAAGAATGCCTCTCCTTTTAAATATGCTGACTTAAATACAGTAGAACTTCGAGGAAGGCACTTTAATAATAAAATTCTAGAGGGTTGTGTTTGGGACGATGAACATATCCTTTTAAGTTCTTACTTAAGAGGTTTAGTTTATTACAATACTAAAACAGAAAAACTTGCTCCCCTGCCAGAAGAATTTAAAAACAGTCCTCTCCCAGTTAAATGGACTTCTATTATTAAAGACAATAAAGGAGGAAAATGGATGAGGTTTACCAGAGAAAGAGGACAATGGTATTATCAAAAACCTAACGACAAAAAGAATTGGATAGCAGTTAAGTCAAATGAGATTTCTGAAATGACTTACTCGAAATTCTACCAAATTGAAGTGGATAAATTCGGTTATTATTGGGTAGCTACCAACAATGGTCTATTTCGATTAAAATTAGATGAGAAAGGTAACATTACCACTGGAGAGAAACTTTCTGAAAACCCTAATACACAAATTGCCAATGCAAGCCAGTTTAGAACCATCATGATTGATTCTTTAAACAACTCGGTTTGGGTGGGTACAACTTTAAGTGGTTTGCTGAAATTTCATAATGCTGACGGTGTATGTATTAATGATATGCAGGTCGATCAGTACAAAAATGAAAACAATAAATCTTCATCTTTACCTTCAAACCATGTATCTAATATTGTATTACTTCCTAATGGTTCTGTATGTGTTGGACTTGAAGGAAAGGGACTTTGTATTATAGAAGATGATTCGAAAGATAAATTAAAGTATTCTTGTTACTCTGAAAAAGATGGACTTGATAATAATATCGTTAAGAAAATCGTCTATGATGAGAAAAATAAATTATGGATTACTACCGATAAGGGATTAAATCTTTTTGATCTTGAAACTAAAACATTTAAACAGTTTACAGTAGAAGATGGAATTCATGCTTATGCTTTTGAAAACGTAGGTTTTAAGCAAAACGACCATAAAATTGTTTTTGCAGCAGGTAATGGTATTTGTTTCTTTGATCCAGCGAAGACTGATATCGAAAAGCCTTTACCTCCATTTAGCTTTGGTGACTTAGTTTTACTAAATACTACCATTAACGTAAACGACACCATCAATAACAGGGTAATTTTAGACAAACCTTTAGATCAGAAAAAGAAAATTACGCTTCGTTATGATGAGAATATTTTCTCTATCGAATTATTACTACTGCACTATTCTAACTATCCGAGCAGTTATAAGATTAAATATAGATTACTACCTCAAGATGATGAATGGATTGAAACAACCTCTGAATTCAAGAATATCTCGTTCAATGGTATTGCTCCTGGAAAATATACATTAGAGGCCAAAGCTTCTAACTCAAAAAATAATTGGACTGCACCAATATCATTGAATATTGTGGTGAGACCACCATTCTGGAAAACGCCATTTGCCTACTTCCTATACTTTGTTTTACTGTGTGCCATTGTATTTATCGTCATTCGATTTATGTTGAATCATACGCACTTAAAACATGAATTGGAGTTAGAGCATGTTGAACGTATGAGGGTAGATGAATTGAACAAAACAAAAGAGAGAATCTTTATGAATATCTCTCATGAGTTTAGAACACCAATCACTTTGATTACTGGTCCAATTCAGATGCTATTAAATATGTTCTCTTCTAACAAAGATGCATTTGTACATCTGGATCTTATTCATAGACAATCGAATAAGATGCTTCAATTGGTCAATCAAGTACAAGATTTCCATAAAGCTGAACAGTCCATACTAAAACTGAAATCAGAAAACTTCGATTTTACAGGTTTGGTCATGGACATGAAAAAAGACTTTGATTCTTTAGCACAGAAGCAAGAGAAACATCTTGAAATTGAAGGGGACGCCAATCAGTTATTTATTACTGCTGACCGTTATAAAATTGAGATTGTTTTAAATAACCTTCTCAATAATGCCTTCAAATTTACCAAGAAAGGAGATACTGTTAAGATTCAATATGGTTACGATGAGCAATCACTTTTCTTTAAAGTAATCGATACAGGTATTGGGATCGAAAAGGAAAACTTGCCTTACGTTTTTGATCGTTTTTATCAATCTGAAAATTCAAATACCTATTCTATTGGTTCAGGTATTGGACTTGCCTTCTCTAAGCGATTAGTAGAGATGCACTTCGGTAAAATATCGATTGAAAGTGAAGTTGGCGAAGGCACAACCTTCTCTGTAACGCTTCCAGTAAAAGTGAATGCAAAAGAAATTCTGAATGAAAATAGAATGCAGGATATCTTAAGCAACGAGACAGACGATGAGAAGCAAAAGATCCTGCCTACTACTTTAGAACTTCCGAGTTATTTGATGGATGAAAGTCTTAAAGAACTTAATGTTTTTTATGTGGAAGACAATGAAGAACTCAGGACTTTTGTAAGTGATGTACTATCAGAATATTTCAACGTTACTTGCTTTGAAAATGGTAAGGAATGTCTAAATACTTTAGAGAACGAATGGCCTGATTTGATCATTAGTGATATTCTTATGCCTGAAGTAAATGGCCTAGAATTATGTCAGAAATTAAAGACAGATATTAGAACAAGTCATATTCCGATCATTCTTCTTACCTCTAGATCGTCCATCGATGATCAGGTAAAAGGACTAGAGGTGGGAGCCGACTTTTATATTTCAAAACCTTTTGATATGAAACACTTAGTTGCTTCATCTCAGATGCTATTGAAAAATAGAAAGCAATTAAGAGAACGCTTCCAAATAGATTTCCCTGTAGAAGTTGAAAAGAAAAATACAAATAAAGACGATGCTATATTTATTGAGAAGTTCTACGAACTTATTGAGGAAAATCTTGAAAATGAAGACATTGATATGAACGTATTTGCTAAAGGTTTATACTTAAACCGTACAACCTTCTTCCAAAAGGTAAAAGCAATTACAAACTATACTCCTTATGAGTTATTAAAAGTCTACCGACTTAAAAAGGCGGCAGAATTCTTAGTTCAAGAAAACTTACCGGTCGCAGAAGTTTGCGTAAGAACAGGATTTAAAAACAGAACACACTTTAGTAGAATGTTTAAAGAATACTATGGTGTATCACCAAGTAAGTATAGTAAAAGCTTAGAAGAAAAAGCATAA